A window of Candidatus Hydrogenedentota bacterium contains these coding sequences:
- a CDS encoding nuclear transport factor 2 family protein, with the protein MKKAFILACLPALVLLSGCAGGPSLELPGLGLKDTEEEKITRLLNDVHRAMQTRKLNQVMAHVSPDYLDQEGRDYEGIRAYLDEIMKNYRAITIRRSVPTVIVEGDRARALEAFGTRAEPDNDRTPPLNIQGQVSVFLVREAGKWKIVEWGAIS; encoded by the coding sequence ATGAAAAAAGCGTTCATACTGGCATGTCTGCCGGCCCTTGTCCTGCTTTCCGGATGTGCGGGCGGGCCCAGCCTCGAACTTCCAGGCCTCGGGCTCAAAGACACCGAGGAAGAGAAGATCACGCGCCTGCTCAATGACGTGCACCGCGCCATGCAGACCCGAAAACTAAACCAGGTGATGGCCCACGTATCCCCCGATTACCTGGACCAGGAAGGCCGGGATTACGAAGGTATCCGGGCCTATCTGGACGAAATCATGAAGAATTATCGCGCAATCACGATCCGCCGTTCCGTGCCCACCGTGATCGTGGAAGGCGATCGCGCCCGCGCCCTGGAGGCCTTCGGAACCCGAGCCGAGCCAGACAACGACCGGACGCCCCCCCTCAATATCCAGGGCCAGGTGTCGGTCTTCCTCGTGCGCGAGGCGGGCAAGTGGAAAATTGTAGAGTGGGGCGCCATTAGTTAG
- the nadD gene encoding nicotinate-nucleotide adenylyltransferase: MRIGVFGGTFDPIHTTHVAIGRAALRHKNLDRVLFVVSADPPHKGGDEITPADTRYAMVEAALANEPGLEPCDLELHREGPSYTADTVRALRERYPGAEFYLIIGQDALLDLPKWRSPEAILSEVRLLVLPRPGFNGALPESLEGQYELLPFDLSDLSSTQVRERIAAGQSTGGALPDAVRSLVEEKGLYDARR, encoded by the coding sequence TTGCGGATCGGCGTTTTCGGCGGCACCTTCGACCCCATCCACACCACGCACGTGGCCATAGGCCGCGCGGCCCTGCGCCACAAGAACCTCGACCGCGTACTCTTCGTCGTCTCCGCCGACCCGCCCCACAAGGGCGGCGACGAGATTACCCCGGCGGACACCCGCTACGCCATGGTGGAGGCCGCGCTGGCCAACGAGCCCGGCCTTGAGCCCTGCGACCTGGAACTCCATCGGGAAGGCCCTTCCTACACCGCCGATACCGTCCGCGCACTGCGCGAACGCTACCCCGGAGCCGAGTTCTACCTCATCATCGGCCAGGATGCCCTCCTCGACCTCCCGAAATGGCGCTCCCCCGAGGCCATCCTGAGCGAAGTGCGCCTCCTCGTGCTCCCGCGTCCCGGCTTCAACGGAGCCCTCCCCGAATCCCTCGAAGGGCAGTACGAATTGTTGCCCTTTGATCTCAGCGACCTCTCCTCCACCCAGGTCCGGGAACGCATCGCCGCCGGACAATCCACCGGCGGCGCGCTCCCGGATGCCGTCCGCAGCCTCGTCGAGGAGAAGGGTCTCTACGATGCCCGTCGCTAG
- a CDS encoding DUF5011 domain-containing protein: MFLKRRTRVLWVLAVFGLLLESAFAQGPCITISRAAEGCAEPGEQVRITVTIESACGDALTALALRETLPAGWAYAGIADGSPNPPALESNPGALGTAEFAWVDLPAFPATFTYILAVPASETSQRTLSGAPIYRLAAGEQTGATVLTAVCFQAAGEGEGEGEGEGEGEGEMPGVPTITLNGEANVTVECGEPYGDAGATATDPEDGDLTPAIVRSGVVNTRVPGNYAVTFNVNDSDGNQAPQVVRFVTVADTRPPVIELTGPASIEHPCGTPYVELGALATDSCDLAVAVQIDGRVDAAEPGVYTLTYTATDDSGLSASVTRTVIVRDAEGPIITLNGANPLRVECGTPYEEPGATAIDSCDATSPEVTIENNTIDTSAPGTQTVRYRATDSNGFESAVTRQVIVEDTQPPVITLLGDNPLILDCGALFVDPNATALDVCGGELNVSSDAISLVDTSRANTVELTYSARDASGNAAFASRTVIVRGPACEGGALYCDLASLEIAQPAPREGTASVYIPEGAGAAPVLLAAAIALENSANCEAGTVRVTWDVDGAVQFSQAGPDGFPVTYFLGAGSHPVIAVAEVLETGDRIETAFTIDIAAAPDADANGLLDAPFGVLEGDGDTWVAGTRAGNTDGRVAMTAWSGPCGGESGETIVLRLRNPEAPGQLLTVEVERDLIACGEQAIVTVAFANRVAALLGSAEAAKVPAPPAGAAANGPYFDISIAVQPEAGGAFAPIAASRLAARPVWITLSGISIDQPAEARFARFPTAVSPSGAGGFAINAGTGEWTETALENVTATGSALSASASNLSLFVPVAAATEPEKEGGPSCAPGSGAGSAPMTDAILIAGLLAVLAYAGRRRESEA; this comes from the coding sequence ATGTTTCTTAAGCGTCGCACGCGCGTATTGTGGGTTTTGGCCGTGTTCGGGTTGCTGCTCGAAAGCGCCTTCGCCCAGGGCCCATGCATAACAATCTCGCGCGCCGCCGAAGGCTGCGCCGAGCCCGGGGAGCAGGTCCGGATCACCGTTACCATCGAGAGCGCCTGCGGCGACGCCCTCACCGCGCTGGCCCTGCGCGAAACCCTGCCCGCCGGATGGGCCTATGCCGGCATCGCGGACGGCAGCCCCAATCCCCCCGCACTGGAGAGCAATCCCGGCGCGCTGGGCACGGCGGAATTCGCCTGGGTCGACCTGCCGGCATTCCCCGCCACCTTCACCTACATCCTCGCGGTACCCGCCTCGGAAACCTCCCAGCGAACACTGAGCGGAGCGCCGATCTACCGCCTCGCCGCCGGCGAACAAACGGGAGCCACCGTACTGACGGCCGTCTGTTTTCAGGCGGCAGGCGAAGGTGAGGGAGAGGGCGAAGGTGAAGGCGAGGGTGAGGGTGAAATGCCCGGCGTTCCAACGATAACCCTGAACGGCGAAGCAAACGTTACGGTCGAATGCGGCGAACCGTACGGCGATGCCGGCGCCACCGCCACCGACCCCGAAGACGGCGATCTGACGCCCGCCATCGTGCGCAGCGGCGTTGTCAACACGCGCGTTCCCGGCAACTATGCCGTCACCTTCAACGTAAACGACAGCGACGGCAACCAGGCCCCGCAGGTAGTGCGGTTCGTGACCGTCGCGGACACGCGGCCACCGGTGATCGAATTGACCGGCCCCGCCAGTATCGAGCATCCCTGCGGAACGCCCTATGTCGAGCTCGGCGCGCTGGCCACCGATTCCTGCGATCTCGCCGTGGCGGTGCAAATCGATGGGCGCGTCGACGCCGCCGAACCGGGCGTCTACACACTGACCTACACCGCCACCGACGACTCGGGCCTCAGCGCATCCGTGACGCGAACCGTGATCGTGCGCGACGCGGAGGGACCGATTATCACCCTCAACGGCGCCAATCCCCTGCGCGTGGAATGCGGGACCCCCTATGAGGAGCCCGGCGCGACCGCGATCGATTCCTGCGACGCCACGAGCCCCGAAGTAACCATCGAAAACAACACCATCGACACATCCGCGCCCGGAACCCAAACCGTCCGCTACCGCGCAACCGACAGCAACGGATTCGAGTCCGCCGTCACGCGCCAGGTAATCGTCGAGGATACCCAGCCCCCCGTCATTACGCTGCTCGGCGACAACCCGCTCATCCTCGACTGCGGCGCCCTGTTCGTCGATCCAAATGCAACCGCCCTCGATGTCTGCGGCGGCGAACTCAACGTCAGCAGCGACGCCATCTCGCTCGTCGACACCTCCCGGGCCAATACCGTCGAACTCACCTATTCCGCGCGTGACGCCAGCGGCAACGCGGCATTTGCCTCCCGCACGGTTATCGTACGCGGGCCGGCCTGCGAGGGCGGCGCCCTCTACTGCGACCTGGCGAGCCTGGAGATCGCGCAGCCCGCACCGCGCGAAGGAACCGCCTCGGTGTACATCCCGGAGGGCGCGGGCGCCGCGCCTGTCCTCCTCGCCGCCGCTATCGCCCTCGAAAACTCCGCCAACTGCGAGGCCGGCACGGTCCGCGTCACCTGGGACGTGGACGGCGCCGTCCAGTTCTCCCAGGCCGGCCCCGATGGCTTCCCGGTCACCTATTTCCTCGGCGCAGGCTCGCATCCCGTGATCGCCGTCGCCGAGGTGCTGGAAACCGGCGACCGCATCGAAACAGCGTTCACGATTGACATCGCCGCGGCCCCCGATGCGGACGCCAATGGCCTGCTCGACGCGCCCTTCGGCGTTCTGGAAGGCGACGGCGACACCTGGGTGGCCGGAACGCGCGCGGGGAACACCGATGGCCGTGTCGCCATGACCGCCTGGTCCGGACCCTGCGGCGGGGAATCGGGCGAAACCATCGTGTTGCGCCTCCGCAACCCCGAAGCTCCCGGCCAGCTGCTGACTGTGGAGGTGGAACGCGATCTGATCGCGTGCGGCGAACAGGCCATCGTGACCGTCGCCTTCGCCAATCGCGTCGCCGCCCTCCTGGGATCCGCCGAGGCGGCAAAAGTGCCCGCGCCGCCCGCGGGCGCCGCCGCCAACGGCCCGTACTTCGACATCAGCATCGCGGTACAACCGGAAGCCGGCGGCGCCTTCGCGCCCATCGCGGCCTCCCGCCTCGCCGCGCGCCCGGTATGGATCACCCTCTCGGGCATTTCGATTGACCAGCCCGCCGAAGCGCGTTTCGCCCGCTTCCCAACGGCCGTCTCCCCCAGTGGAGCGGGTGGATTCGCCATCAACGCCGGGACCGGCGAGTGGACCGAAACCGCCCTCGAAAATGTAACCGCGACCGGATCCGCCCTGTCGGCCTCCGCCAGCAACCTCTCGCTCTTCGTTCCCGTCGCCGCCGCCACCGAACCGGAAAAGGAAGGCGGCCCAAGCTGCGCCCCCGGATCAGGCGCGGGGAGCGCCCCCATGACGGACGCAATACTCATCGCCGGGCTGCTGGCCGTGCTCGCGTACGCGGGAAGGCGGAGGGAATCCGAAGCCTGA
- a CDS encoding class I SAM-dependent methyltransferase, with protein MSPADAFGDLARYYDPLMSHVNYDRWFTTALALADMLDEEPRHLDAACGTGVLAGMLRAAGWESLGADLSPAMAREARRKHPGMPVAVADLRALPFGPRFNIVTCLFDSLNFLLDEADLAQALRALHAVLEDGGLLYADFITERMVVDHFEGRDWVESNDGFQSRWASTYNKQQRLAESRVQVNTGRITTIRERIYELPRIETLLAEAGFTILGIFDADHWKAPRRKTTRIDIIAARNPAPTTRRRLQKTAKAIRQRT; from the coding sequence GTGAGCCCCGCCGATGCCTTCGGCGATCTCGCCCGCTACTACGATCCCCTCATGTCCCACGTGAACTACGACCGCTGGTTCACCACGGCCCTCGCCCTGGCCGATATGCTCGACGAAGAACCCCGCCACCTCGACGCCGCCTGTGGCACCGGCGTGCTCGCCGGCATGCTCCGCGCCGCCGGCTGGGAAAGCCTCGGAGCCGACCTCTCCCCCGCCATGGCCCGCGAAGCCCGCCGCAAACACCCCGGCATGCCCGTCGCCGTCGCCGACCTGCGCGCCCTCCCCTTCGGCCCGCGCTTCAACATCGTCACCTGCCTCTTCGACAGCCTCAACTTCCTCCTCGACGAAGCAGACCTCGCCCAGGCCCTTCGCGCGCTCCACGCCGTCCTCGAAGACGGCGGCCTCCTCTACGCCGATTTCATCACCGAGCGCATGGTCGTCGATCACTTCGAGGGCCGGGACTGGGTCGAAAGCAACGACGGATTCCAGAGCCGCTGGGCCAGCACCTACAACAAGCAACAACGCCTCGCCGAATCCCGCGTCCAGGTAAACACCGGACGGATCACCACCATCCGCGAGCGGATCTACGAACTCCCCCGCATCGAGACCCTCCTCGCCGAAGCCGGCTTCACGATCCTCGGCATCTTCGACGCCGACCACTGGAAAGCCCCGCGCCGAAAAACCACCCGGATCGACATCATCGCCGCCCGAAACCCCGCCCCCACCACCCGCCGCCGCCTCCAGAAAACCGCCAAAGCCATCCGCCAGCGCACCTAA
- a CDS encoding glutamate-5-semialdehyde dehydrogenase — protein sequence MSLDQELTAIGRQARAASNKLRSLSRQVKDAALVEIAQRLRAEGDRLKSENAKDLAAGRDKGLSSAMLDRLELTDARIESMAAGLDTVAMLPDPVGDIARQYVHPNGLRMALIRQPIGVVGIIYESRPNVTADAAALCLKSGNACILRGGSEAFHSNAIIAQIFVEGAKAAGVPDHAVQILATTDRVAVGAMLKQDKYIDVIIPRGGKNLIARIYEESRIPVIAHLDGVCHTYIHEDAGEHMARTIAVNAKLQRPGVCNAMETMLVHEACAPMLLPEIARELASRGCTIRGCDRTRQLIPCEPATEDDWTTEYLDAILAVRIVASLDEAIAHINEYGSHHSDAIVTEGYEAAERFLDEVDSATVYVNASTRFTDGFEFGMGAEIGISTNKLHVRGPMALEGLTAQKWVIRGNGQIRE from the coding sequence ATGAGTTTAGACCAAGAATTGACCGCCATCGGGCGCCAGGCCCGCGCGGCCTCCAACAAACTGCGCTCGCTCTCCAGGCAGGTGAAAGACGCCGCGTTAGTCGAAATCGCCCAGCGCCTCCGCGCCGAAGGCGACCGACTGAAATCCGAAAACGCGAAGGACCTCGCCGCCGGCCGCGATAAAGGCCTTTCCAGCGCCATGCTGGATCGCCTTGAACTCACCGACGCCCGCATCGAAAGCATGGCCGCCGGCCTGGACACCGTCGCCATGCTGCCCGACCCGGTCGGTGACATCGCGCGCCAGTACGTCCACCCCAACGGCCTCCGCATGGCCCTCATTCGCCAGCCCATCGGCGTCGTGGGCATTATCTACGAAAGCCGCCCCAACGTCACCGCCGACGCCGCCGCCCTCTGCCTGAAGTCGGGCAACGCCTGCATCCTGCGCGGCGGTTCCGAAGCCTTCCATTCCAATGCCATCATCGCGCAGATCTTCGTCGAAGGCGCAAAGGCCGCCGGCGTACCCGATCACGCCGTGCAGATACTCGCCACGACCGACCGCGTCGCCGTTGGAGCCATGCTCAAGCAGGACAAATACATCGACGTCATCATTCCGCGCGGCGGAAAGAACCTCATCGCGCGGATCTACGAGGAGTCGCGCATCCCCGTCATCGCCCACCTCGACGGCGTCTGCCACACCTACATCCACGAGGACGCCGGCGAACACATGGCCCGGACCATCGCCGTCAACGCCAAGCTCCAGCGCCCGGGCGTCTGCAACGCCATGGAGACCATGCTGGTGCACGAGGCCTGCGCCCCCATGCTCCTCCCCGAAATCGCCCGCGAGCTCGCCAGCCGGGGATGCACAATCCGCGGATGCGACCGCACGCGCCAGCTCATCCCCTGCGAACCAGCCACCGAAGACGACTGGACCACCGAATACCTCGACGCCATCCTGGCCGTCAGAATCGTCGCCTCCCTCGACGAAGCCATCGCACACATCAACGAATACGGCTCCCACCACTCCGACGCCATCGTCACCGAAGGCTACGAGGCCGCGGAGCGCTTCCTCGACGAGGTCGACAGCGCCACCGTGTACGTGAACGCCTCCACACGCTTCACCGACGGCTTCGAATTCGGCATGGGAGCCGAGATCGGCATCAGCACCAACAAACTGCACGTCCGCGGGCCCATGGCGCTGGAGGGCCTGACGGCCCAGAAATGGGTCATCCGCGGCAACGGGCAGATCCGGGAGTAG
- a CDS encoding tetratricopeptide repeat protein yields MAEIESKESAGVAGESVPRADWQKVVDYVQHNPRQVIAGIVFVLLCVAAGGIYSLYNIASDRAVMTQYAGAIAMEDPAERAGALQQIAQGGSRWSTEALYLAAEASLEAKAYDKAREAFTRILDKHPRSEFAAPAAEALAFLDENEGKLEEALAGYTSVYETHGDTFIARRQPLNIARVHKALGNLTEARKFYEKQAEVFPDSAVAAQADRALGQLRADHPELFPEPIETGLDAALPATTPAPAIQVTPAVEAAPAEEAPAAEETPVAEEASETEAPEAEEAPAPDEAPAAEAASATEETPVAE; encoded by the coding sequence ATGGCTGAGATCGAGTCGAAGGAATCCGCGGGCGTCGCGGGAGAAAGTGTACCGCGCGCGGACTGGCAAAAAGTGGTGGACTACGTCCAGCACAATCCCCGCCAGGTTATCGCGGGCATCGTTTTCGTCCTCCTCTGCGTCGCCGCCGGCGGCATATACAGCCTCTACAATATCGCCAGCGATCGCGCCGTCATGACGCAATACGCCGGGGCCATCGCCATGGAAGACCCCGCCGAACGCGCCGGAGCCCTCCAGCAGATAGCCCAGGGTGGCTCCCGCTGGAGCACCGAAGCCCTCTACCTCGCCGCCGAAGCCTCCCTCGAAGCGAAGGCCTACGACAAGGCCCGCGAAGCCTTCACCCGTATCCTCGACAAACACCCGCGCTCCGAATTCGCCGCCCCCGCCGCCGAAGCCCTCGCCTTTCTCGACGAAAACGAGGGCAAGCTCGAAGAAGCCCTCGCCGGCTACACTTCGGTATACGAAACCCATGGCGACACCTTCATCGCGCGCCGGCAACCCCTCAATATCGCCCGGGTGCACAAAGCACTCGGCAACCTCACCGAAGCCAGAAAATTCTACGAAAAACAGGCCGAAGTCTTTCCCGATTCCGCCGTCGCCGCCCAGGCCGACCGCGCACTCGGCCAGCTTCGCGCCGATCATCCCGAACTCTTCCCCGAACCCATCGAAACCGGGCTCGACGCCGCGCTACCCGCAACCACCCCCGCCCCCGCCATCCAGGTGACCCCCGCCGTAGAAGCAGCCCCGGCCGAAGAGGCCCCCGCCGCCGAAGAAACGCCCGTAGCCGAGGAAGCGTCGGAAACCGAAGCCCCCGAAGCCGAAGAGGCCCCCGCACCAGACGAAGCCCCCGCCGCAGAAGCAGCGTCGGCAACCGAAGAGACCCCGGTCGCCGAGTAG
- the yqeK gene encoding bis(5'-nucleosyl)-tetraphosphatase (symmetrical) YqeK, producing MPVARFPRYKEFLKLLRERLPDEKVTHSIFVAEYAASIAVRAGAPHDEVVTAGLLHDLCRAEDPEILLTRARGYGLDVSEVQLEMPALLHGPVAAEECRDELGIWDEDVYSAIYWHTTGHPGLGRIGQVLFLADFAEPSRKFPEAVEARVLVREAGFEAALRFAARAKLEFQRTRAVIDPNLEDFLHWLDQEYPA from the coding sequence ATGCCCGTCGCTAGATTCCCCCGCTACAAGGAGTTCCTCAAGCTCCTCCGCGAACGCCTGCCCGACGAAAAAGTCACCCACTCCATCTTCGTCGCCGAATACGCCGCATCCATCGCCGTACGGGCCGGCGCCCCCCACGACGAAGTCGTCACCGCCGGCCTCCTCCACGACCTCTGCCGCGCCGAGGATCCCGAAATCCTCCTCACCCGCGCCCGAGGCTACGGCCTCGATGTATCCGAGGTCCAGCTCGAAATGCCCGCGCTGCTCCACGGGCCCGTCGCCGCCGAAGAATGCCGCGATGAACTCGGCATCTGGGACGAGGACGTGTACAGCGCCATCTACTGGCACACCACCGGACACCCCGGACTCGGACGCATCGGACAGGTCCTCTTTCTCGCCGATTTCGCCGAGCCCTCCCGGAAATTCCCCGAAGCCGTCGAGGCGCGCGTCCTCGTCCGGGAGGCCGGCTTCGAGGCCGCCCTCCGCTTCGCCGCCCGCGCCAAACTCGAGTTCCAGAGGACCCGCGCCGTCATCGACCCCAATCTCGAGGACTTCCTCCACTGGCTGGACCAGGAATACCCCGCGTGA